Genomic DNA from Callospermophilus lateralis isolate mCalLat2 chromosome 11, mCalLat2.hap1, whole genome shotgun sequence:
TACCCCGAGAAGAAAAAGTGGCTGCCAAGGACCCAGAGCAGCCCACAGGAATTTCAGCATGAAGAGGGAAGAACCCTGGGGCTGAAGGCAGCTAGACCTTGACTGAGTGACCTCAAATGTACCCTAACCTCTGGAGAACTGCATGAGCAGGTAAAGGTGTGCCCTGTTCTTGTGCCCTGAGGACAAGCATGTCCTTCTGTGGCCTGAGGGACCTGGGATATAGTAAGAGGGGGGAGAGGAGCTGAgactgccttatggatgggacacTGCTCTTTGCAGGGGCTGAAATGTTCCAGGAAATGGTCCTCATCCATCATTTGTGACAGCCACCCTAACTTGGTCCCTAAGCATCTTGCTCCCACGTGCTGGGCTTCACTGTCAAGTTGCAGAGTGCCAGGTCTGAGCCAGAAACTAGCAAAGTCAAGTATTTAATCCATCCCAAACAGGAACCCCGCAGGGCAGCGCTAGGGAGTAAATAGCTGTTAGCACAGTGCAGCCAGTTTGGGGAGCACCCTGGGACCCATCCTGCAGAGAAGGGCAGGAAGCAGGTGGCCAGGGGTGGACCTTGCCCATCTGAGAGCTTAGTTTCCTTTTCTCCCTAAGCTGTGGTCAGAGGAAGTCATGCCTTCCAGAGCGCAGGAGAGGAGGTTGTACCAGGGCTTTGGGGGACACTGGCTCATTACGAGGCTAAGAAGCCCCTTAGCCATTCAACCTCAATGCTGAAATCCTTGCTTACCCAGAGTCCACCAGTTACCAAGAACAACCAGTGGCAGTTGAGGCACCTGTACTGTTTCCTGGGCCTCATAAACAGAGCTCTCCTCTGGGAGGAGAGGCTGGACTTCaagaggtcacatgaagccagaggtGCCTGGCTTTTCCTCCAGGCCTGTCAGTTGGGACGGGGACACAGAGCAAGGACAGCAAAGTGTCAAGAGGTCAGCACCTTACCTGATGACTACACTGTTGGGTTTCCGGGCCAGACGGTCCACTTCTTCCATGGAGATCTGGTCAATTTTGTTATACACCTGAGATTGAAAAGGTAGAGATAGGTAGTGGGGAAGAAAAGGAGTAGAGCAGGGCAGGAAAGGATCTCACGTCTACCTGCCTATAGGTTCATCCTCGCTCACCTGAGCGCCCCCTCTCCCACTGCTGCCTCAAGGATGGGTAAGGGTAAAGGGGCTTGGGGGTAGCTGGTCTCCCCCCAAAAAGAAATGGCGGGCTACAGCCCTGGTTTCAAGCTCTCCATGTCTATAAGAATGAAGCAGCAACTGaggcagagggcaggggaggaatacgcacagccccagccctctgcaACTCTTGAGGAGCCTGCCCAGGGCAAGAGCAGTGGCAGCCAGGCAAGGTCATAGGAGCTCAAGAAAGGCAACCAGGGGAAAGGCCACATGGCCCGGGGCCAGGGCACTCCACCCACATGAGCACCCCTGAGCACTGGTACCACTTACATACAGGCAGGGCATGTACACCCGGTTGCCCACGATCACATCGATGAACTCATCTGGGGAGCAATCTTCTCGGAAAAGCACCTCTGCATTGAAGATCTCTGAGGGACTCAGATTAAGGGCAATTTGTACACCAACAGCCCCTCATGCCCCAAGAGCTCCCTCCAAAGGTGTCCCAAGAGCTAAGCAAAAAACCTGATGGCTGGAAGTGGCCTTGGCCATGATCTGCTTGCAGGTTCTacagatttatttttcttaaacatttttttagttgatagatctttatttatttatatgtggtactgagaatcgaacccagtatctcacacatgctgggcaagtactctaccactgagccacaaccccagccctctacaaGATTTTAAAGCTTGAGGAGCCCTCTTTTCACCCCAAACCACAATATGCAAAAATTTCAATCAATAAGCCATTTAAATCTTTGTGGTCAAGAAGCGGGGAAATGTACTTCTAGGATCCCGATGGAACTCTAGGTTTCCACGCAGGAGCATCGTGTGAAAGCTGGGCTGACGCAGTCTGTTCCACATGCACTTTCCCTCTGGGGGGTTTTCTGCCCCTATTTGCACATCTTTGGTGACCAGGTGCTCACAACTCTCTTGGTCATCACATCTGATACTATGGGTTCTCCCTCTGCTGAACTCAACACTGCCCCTGAGGCCCTGACTTGTCCTCAAGGCTTCTCCAGGCCAGGAACCCCCAGATGTCCCATGACATCTCATCTTTCTCCCAGATGTCACTGGCCACCAGGGTGTCTAGAACTCAATGAGGAGCCAGGAAGCCTTCCTTTGGTGCTTGGGGAAGCCCTGGCAGGCTCAGCAGCCTGGGGGGAGCTTTTCCAGAAGCTGCTCAGATGGCTCAGGAGTTGTTACCGGTGATCTGCTATCCCAGGTGGCCTTCTGTCTAGGATGCCCCAACCGCTCTTTGGGAAGGATACTGTACTCATGCAGGATGAGCTGCACAAGCTTCTCCGAACACTGGGTCAACGTGACTGTTGAGTTGAAGGAGATGCCACCACCTTTCTTGGGCTGGAGCAGGAGAGAGGAACAAGGAGAGCTGCTGATGAAGAGGTAATAGCAACGATCTCTTGGCCTCCACCAAGGTTCAGGCAGTCCAGAGCTGTCATTGCCCTGGTCACAAAGAAGCCTACCTTGAAGTAGATGTTGGGCTTGTGCTTGTTGAGGCGGATGCCCACTGACTCCAGCTCCTTCTCCAGCAGACCCCTAGACAGAGCGCTTCATGAGCCCCTCACTGGCTGCCCACGAGCAGGCTCTGCAGCCTGCACATTAGCCAGGAAGCCCCTTGGACCCACATGGAAGCCAGCGCCCTCCCTGACCCCCAGCAACACAATGCCCCAAAGCTGCAGTGAAACCCTTCTGCTATGGTCAGAGGGGAGGCTGGCTCAGTGTACAGTCACCATGCATGGGCAAGCAGCACGACCCCCTGGGAAGTAACCAAGTGAGGTGCTGCTTTGGCCCTTAGGACCCCCAAGGGTCTGCTGCAGCAGACGTAGGCCAGTGTGCCCTTGGACAAGAGGCTGTGGGGAGGGTCAACACTTCTGCTGCTTGGGTTGGACTTGTGGCAGATTCTGGACAGTGACCAGGGCACCTAGACCTCTGTGGAAAGAAGCCAGAGCCAGGCCATGCTCCTTATTTCCCAGCCCCAAGATGCCCCTGTGCCATCTAGACATAGCCCGGAGGACAGCACATCCCAGGTGCTGCTGGGTTAGAGATGGAGTCACCAGTACTCCCATATGAGAGCCAGGGACCCACAGAGCACCCACCGTGAGCCCAGGAACGCAGGGGACCCTCCCTAGACAAGTAAGCCTGCCCCCCTGCCCCACCGCGCAGACCTCTGCACCTCTCCCTTGGTGGCATCCAGCATCATGATGACAACATCAGCCGTACGCGCCACAGCAATCACTTGACGGCCACGACCTTTCCCTGGATGGGTGGAAGGGAGGTGGTTACCCACTGGCAAGTGTAGCCACATACGCAGGACCTCCACCCAGCCCATCACATCACAAGCTCCTGTCCTTACAGAGCCACATGGTCTTTGCCACATGCCACTTTGATTTTCCTGGTGTTCTTCTTCAGTCCATAAGCTGTTTTACTCATAGAGACTTGTTTTAAAGTCACCACCTTAGTGGAGTGGCAGGATAATGACGGACCTGTTTTCCCCACCCCTACCTTGTAGCAAGCCCAGGCTAGAAGCTTCCTGAACATTTCTTCACTTAATCCTTAGAACTATGCTGTGAATGCCTGCTCATTTTAAAGAGGCAATCACTTGCCTGAGATCACAGAGATAGTATGCACCAGTACTTGAACCTGAGCCTGTCCTTTCTAGAAAACAGGGTAATATAACCAGAGATCCAGGGTGATCTCCATGACAGTCTGCCAGATTCCAACAATCAGTGTCAGAGCTCCACTGTCTCCCTCCCACCCACCTGTCCCTCCTCACACCTTGTGCTGCGCCTTCAATGATTCCAGGAAGGTCCAGGAGCTGGATGTTGGCACCTTTGTACTAGAGAGCAGAAGAGAACAACGTAAGTAAGGTTGGCTGACTGATGCAAAGGGCCTGCTTGACCCCGAGACACCTATAACAGCTCTACACCTCAGGGTTTATAGGAAACACAGATGCCAACTGTGGCCACCTGTGAGCCTCATTTTCACCTCAGCCTGGCACAGCCCAGAGCCTAGGAGATTAAGAACTGCCTGAGAGGGTTCTTGAGATCTAGTTCCATAAAACTCATAGCTAATGACAACAACCCTTCACAAAGAGACTCCTTCACCTTGGAGACTCAAGGTCAAAGCACTTGCTGCCCAAGGCAAGCACCCCACAAGGCTTTGAAACTTTATAAGAGACAGACGAATGGAGCCAACCAGCAGTTAATGACCAGAGCTGAGGCAGTGTGGGGAGCAGAGCACTAAAGGGAACCAGGCAGCGTTGCCATATGCTGGCGGGCCTCACGGAAACTGTCAGGGTTCCAGGCCCAGCTGGGCATCTCTGGGGTCCCTTGAAGTGCCACTACTTCGGGGCAAAGCAGTTCAGCTCTGAGCTTACCCCCATGCAGGAGAGCTTACCCCCATGCAGGAGAGCCCACCCTCTTACTTATACACACATGAAAAGTATCTACAAAAGTACAAATACACATTCTCTCCCCTCCTGGGGCCCGCACACCCCACTTACCTCAATGACCCCAGGGATACACGTCAGAGTGGTGAACTCATAGGATGCAGCTTCACTGGCCGTGGAGGTCATCAGACTCAGGAAGGTGGACTAGGAGAAAAAGATGAACAATGCACTGAGAAGTCCTGTTCCTGTCTCCTAGAAGAGTCTTCTGGGAGAGAGGCTTGCTGGGTGGGTGTGGGCAGCAGGAATAGCCTTCCTCGCCCCCAGCTATAGGTTTGGTAAGGTGTTTCAAGAATAActgctcagtggagaaactcgccTCTGGCCCTGCAATGATGGATTAGGTACCAGGGGAGCCCGTGTTCCCTGGCCTCAGGTCTGAGGTAAAGGTGGGTACCTGATTTCTAAGGGGTCCCCCACATGCGTCAGGAAGCCTTCCTGGCCCCATAGCACTTGTGAATCCAGGATCCAGAGTTTGCTCTTGCCTTAGGAAGGCTGTGAGCAGTCCTGCATATGAAAGATATAATGGTCCCGGGAGCAATCACTGCCAAGACACTGAGCAATGCTTCTGGAGGCAACCTTTGGGATTCTGTATAATCCTGTCTGACCTTTGTGGTAAGAAGCCTGGGCCCTCCCATGATGGGAGAGTCCATGTTTCCAATAGTGCAGGTGGAATCTGCCACAGGGCTCAGATCCCAGGGCACAGCCCTCAGTAACTACAGAGGCTTTTACCAATTTCTCTCTCTGTCTGATGCACATGCCAATTTCACAGGCAAGAAATCAAATGTAACAAAACACTGTCCAGCCGGTATACCACCCCACATGCAACAAGCATTCAAGAAATGGCTGCTATGGCCCACTTCCCATCCCTGGCCCAGAGGAAGGAGCTCCACACAATGTTTACAGGAGTCGTGTTGGCACCTGATACAAGCCCTGATCATTGCTCATGTAGCCTGCATTCGAGCAGCATCCTACTGGCCTCGTGTCTACCCTTTCTTTACCTGCCCTTGCCTATCATCCGTACAGCAGCCAATGATTCTGTTAAAAAGTTagggggttgggattgtggctcagcggtatagCATTTGcctcgcacatgcaaggccctgggttcaatgctcagcaccacataaaaacaataaataaataaaataaaagttattaaaaaaaaaaggggggggtggctggggatgtggctcaagcggtagcgcgcttgcctggcatgcgtgcggcccgggtttgatcctcagcaccacatacaaacaaagatgttgtgtctgctgaaaactgaaaaataaatattaaaaaattctctctctctctctctttaaaaaaaaaaaaaaaagtttttcagtagctaggtgtggtggcacgtgtaatcccagctacttgggaggccaaggcaggagaactgcaaattcgaggccagtttcagcaactgagtaaggtcctaagcaatttagcgagcccctggggatgttgctcagtggtaaagtgcctctgggttcaatccccccaaaataaaataaataaaaagttaagtCAGCACCCTGAATCTGGTTTTTAATACACCATTCTCCAATAAAAGGAACCAGGGTTCTGTGGAGAACTAGCAGATCCTATAGTAGGACAGAGAATATGTAAAGTGAGCCTTGAGCATTCTGAGGTGTTAGTGAGGAAGTGCTGGGAAACACAATGACAGGAATACATCCAAAAGCCAGGCTCCtggggctgggctgtagctcagtggaagagcacttgtctagcgtgggtgaggcactgggttcaatcctcagcaccacatgaagaggaaaaaaaaaaaaaacaaccacgaaggcaggctcagtggtagagagcttgtctGGCATGTGCATGGCTTAGGGCtccatctccagtaccacacacacacaaaaaaaagccaAGTGAAATAGCTCCAAAGCTAGAACAATCTGAACAACAAAACAGTAAGGGAAGGATTACACAGCATAGAAGTAAATACAAGCCCATGCGGATATCAAGATTGAGTAAAACAAATGTCTAGAGAATGAAACTGatgaaattatgttatgtgcatatacaaatatgccacaatgaacctcactattatgtataatcataatacaccaataaaaaaagtgctaaaatcaataaatggggctctgagggtggagctcagtggtagagcaccagcTTAGCATGTGTCAGgctccgggttccatcctcagcagcaaaacaaatttaagaaataacaaataaacaggagaaaagagagaaatctCCTATACACAACAATTCCAAAAATTTATGTAACTCCCCCCCCTCCAGAAAGTGGATTCCTGCTCATTTAAGTGTTactgtacttgaagaggaaggaaACAGAGTGATTCTGCAGTGCAGAAACCTGAACACACCATCTGGGCCAGGTGGTCAAAGTCAACATCAACACTGGTCAGTCATGTTGACAGCATGAACCCTTCACGCAACGTGAAGGAAAATAGCACTTAATCTCTGTGAGCTTCCTCCCTATACCAGAACCCCAGATAAAGGCACAAGAAAAACACCCGACAAACCCCAACTTTTTGCAAAGGTCAAGGTCATCAAGTCAAATAAATCTAAGAAACTGCCTAGAAGAGTCTAGGGAGACATGACAGTTAAATATTATTTGgggccaggtgtggtagcacacacctgtaatcccagaggctcagaagtctgagacaggaggactgcaagttcaaagccaacctcagcaacttagcaagaccctgtttctaaataaaatgttttaaaaaggggtggggaatgtgtctcagtggttaagcacccctgggttcaatccccactatcattaaaaaaaaaaaaaaagtgatgtggATCCACACAGTAGGGAAAGGTAAGTAAGGAAATCTGTATAAGGACCTGAATTGAAAACGAACACGTCAACAATGATTTATGAGTTGTGACAAGTGTGCAATCCTTGTGCAAGATGTTAACAATAGGGAAACTGGGAGTGGAGTACAACAGGAACTCCCTGACCTATCTTTGCCATTTTTTCTGTAAATTTAAGACTATTCTAAAATAAGAAGTTTAAAAACTTTTTGGATCATGTTTCTTTTCTGCTTGAAACCATGAAACGACACTTACCTCACCCTCCACATACAATGTAAAACAATATGGATTTTAGCACTAAACTGAGCAACTTTTTAGAAGAAACCTTCTTTCTTAGAAAACTCTGCAGTGGTGCCCACATCACTCTTCTCTCTAAGCCAAAATTCTTCTGACAGCTCCAAAGCCCCCATCCTCTCTGATTAATCTCCTCTGCTCTCCCTGACGATCATTCAAACCCAGCCACTCTCCCATCCCAGCATACCAAACAGACTTGCTCTCCTCCCTCTGCCTGGAAGGTTCTCACCCAGGGCTCTCCAAGCTCCCTCACTTCCTTCAGGCCTCTGTTCAGATAACCACTCATCAGAGAAGTCTTCCCACACCCTGACATAACTCAGGACTTCACTGCCCGCTACAGCTCACCACTTGCTTTGGTTCCATCCTCTGGGAGAAGGGAGTTCTGTGTGGGCAGGGACAGAATTCACTTGTTCCCTGACCTGTCTCAAGGACCTGGCATAGTGCCAGCATAAGGTACACACTCAATAAACATCTGCACTGATGGATAAGGGGGGAGACTGATGATTGCTAATGAGAGGGACGAGTGCAGGGGGAGGTAGGGTCTTCTCTGGCCCAGGGGGAGGCTTGAATGGTCATCTGTTTGAAGatggtctcttgccttcttccctattatggtttagatctggAACATCCCTCAATGGCTTCTATATTGAAAGTTAGGTTCCCACTGCAGTAATGATCAGAGTTGGGGCTTTTGGGAAGCAACTGGATCCCACGAGGGCTCTGAACTCAccactggattaatccattgagggATTCACAGCTAAATGGCCTACTGGGAAACTGcagaggtgggacctagttggaGAATTGGTCTTTGGCTACTGTGTCCCTGGGGGACTATATCTGGTCCCTGGCCCTTTCTGCTCATTTTCTCTGCTTCCCAATTGCCAGGAAGCAAACAGCTTTTCCCTACCACTATAATGTTTCTACTATAATGTTTCTGCCTCACCCAGCCCTAAAAGCAATGGAGTCAGGTGATCatagactaaaacctctgaaatcaggagccaaaaatatttccttttaaatagtttttcctcaggtattttgtcacaaagacaaaaagctgactaatacactcCCCAAGGCCCACACTGACCATCACTGACCTTACCCACAGAGGGAAATCCAATCAGTGCCACTCGGGCATCACCTGACTTCATGACATCGAAGCCTTCTCCTTTGGTTGAGGCTGATTTGGATGGTTCCAAGAGCTGAGCTCGATACTTGGCAAGTTTTGCTTTCAGCAGGCCCAGGTGATACTCAGTGGCTAAAAGAGGCAAAGCAAGATAGAAGGTAAGTATCCAGAATCTCCAAACCTGACAGGTCAACCGCAGCCCCACACATGGCCAGGGAACATCAGAACCAGACAACAATCACCACTAAGAAAATCAGGAAAGAAAAAGCCATCACTCTGTTTAAAATATCTCTTGGCTTCTCGCCTCATTTAGAATAAGATCTAAGTCTTCTTGTTGAGTCCACCCCCCATGTCAGTGGTTCTCAATGGAAGCAGCACTGCTCCCCGGGAAGCATCCTGGAAATCCTAGAGATATTTTCTGTTCACTCTGATTGACTTGTCACATCCCTAAGACATCCACAAAGGGAAACCTGGGTTAGGATCCCCAGGGCCTAGAACCTAACTCTGCTGCCACATAAACACAGGACATTTTTCTTTGGCAGTGTTAATATATATTGGAATTCCCAAAAATATAACTGTTGTGCACAGTAAGGGAAGGCTGCATCATGctttatttttgttcttgttttgacaccgggcattgaatccaggggtgcttaaccactgagccatatccccagcccttttttattttgagacagggtctcactaagttgcttagggcctcactaaattgctgaggcttgcttctcacttgcaatccccctgcctcagtctcctgagtcgctgggattacaggcatgtatcaccatACCTGGCAATCACACTTTATTTGGAAATTTACTATTCTGGGATGCCATGCTATCATGGCAACACCTCTTGTGGGACAATGAGTGCCCAGCACAATCCACCACCCGCGCTGGTCTGCACCATGGGTGCCACATCCCTGGTGATTCTACCCAGAGGTGTGTGTGCTTCAGTTATTTCATCATAACTTCCTGGTACCTTAGCAGCACTCCAGCATTCATATGGCGAAATAACACTTATTTTCATcataaattattttccttttttctcctctttataTTACTCTTAGGacattatattgatttttttttcaaattttgtggGTATATAACTTATATTATTAATGGGGAACTTTATTTCACATGTCAAAAAATCTAATAGAGGGAACTCTTGTTGAGACTGAGAACCAGgaccccacgtgacccagcccctGGCTCCTTCTCCAACTATCTTTTCTGAACAAGCTGACCTCATTCCTGCCTCATGACCTCTGAATGCATTGTTCCCTGTACTTCAACCAGATCTTCCCAGAGCTGGCT
This window encodes:
- the Drg2 gene encoding developmentally-regulated GTP-binding protein 2, which codes for MGILEKISEIEKEIARTQKNKATEYHLGLLKAKLAKYRAQLLEPSKSASTKGEGFDVMKSGDARVALIGFPSVGKSTFLSLMTSTASEAASYEFTTLTCIPGVIEYKGANIQLLDLPGIIEGAAQGKGRGRQVIAVARTADVVIMMLDATKGEVQRGLLEKELESVGIRLNKHKPNIYFKPKKGGGISFNSTVTLTQCSEKLVQLILHEYKIFNAEVLFREDCSPDEFIDVIVGNRVYMPCLYVYNKIDQISMEEVDRLARKPNSVVISCGMKLNLDYLLEMLWEYLALTCIYTKKRGQRPDFTDAIILRKGASVEHVCHRIHRSLASQFKYALVWGTSTKYSPQRVGLTHTMEHEDVIQIVKK